From Natator depressus isolate rNatDep1 chromosome 7, rNatDep2.hap1, whole genome shotgun sequence, the proteins below share one genomic window:
- the LOC141991369 gene encoding endogenous retrovirus group K member 21 Gag polyprotein-like, translating into MGSSLSALQVQHRNELQYLLRKAQHDCPTRELTLLLQEVSAQCPWYPEARTLKLADWERLGQTLHKEPRASVQALHAWHLCRDAIQCVASDRPSLTRLVISPRPSAPAAIPPPDNATQCVTSERPSPAPTEGLPIPPPLSTPATIPPPASPPVPLLPLPPWPSPPEPVCDRPPPVGPHAPGPPGGSSASAQGLSLVQQMVHAAKTRSDLTAEELADLVSVCPVTWQDDGQGNQVADWVSLPYSVIREVKKAIREFGLTSTYVRGLIEGLSTGYSLIPEDWKALLHMMLTPSQYVIWLSEYRQMAERQAQVYREQGVIYEHLAGEGQFAIVQLQSQLPQAVFPIISACAQHAFRKVPDSGRPTKSFASIRQGASESFMDFTNRLQEAILRQVDNPAAAQEILLKMAVENANEDCRRALQAAQASGILELSDMLRACQNIGTQAHKAGVLAAALRKSGKEGKRCYRCGKEGHFQRECRSSTAPARPSKKCPKCRKGYHWANQCRSGSGNRTTGPPRTQGQTGVFPTQTTVPLPYNP; encoded by the coding sequence atgggaagctccctctctgctttgcaagtgcaacaccgcaatgagctacagtatttgctgcgtaaggctcagcatgactgccccactcgagaactcactctcctgctacaggaggtgagtgcccaatgcccgtggtaccctgaagccagaacccttaagctagcggactgggagcggttgggccagacattgcacaaagagcctcgggcgtccgtgcaggctttacatgcctggcacctctgccgcgacgcgatacagtgtgtcgcctcggacaggccctccctcacgaggctggtgatctcgccacgcccgtccgctcctgcagccatcccccctcctgacaatgcgacacagtgtgtcacctcagaaagaccctctcccgcgccaacagaggggctgccgatcccgccacccctgtccactcctgcaaccatccctccccctgcttcgcccccagtgcctctattaccactgcctccctggccttccccaccggagccggtgtgtgatcgccctccgcccgtggggccccatgctccggggccccccggggggtcgtctgcgtctgctcaggggctttcgctggtgcaacaaatggttcacgcagcgaagactcgctcagatcttacagcagaggagctggctgatctggtctcagtttgtccggtgacctggcaggatgatggccagggcaaccaggttgcagactgggtcagtttgccttactcggtgatcagggaggtaaagaaagcgattcgcgagttcggcctgactagcacgtatgtgcggggtctcattgaagggctaagtactgggtactccctgatccctgaagactggaaggcgctgttgcacatgatgctgacgcccagtcagtatgttatttggcttagtgagtatcggcagatggcggaacgccaggcccaggtatatagagagcaaggtgtcatttatgagcacttggcaggggagggccagtttgctatcgttcagctgcagtctcaactccctcaggccgtcttccccattatttccgcctgcgcccagcatgctttccggaaggtcccggattcgggcaggcctactaaaagctttgccagtatccgtcagggtgcatcagagtcctttatggattttaccaacagattgcaggaggctatcctccgacaggtggataaccctgcggcagctcaggagatcctgttaaaaatggcggttgaaaatgcaaacgaggattgccgccgtgctctccaggctgcacaagcctctggaattctagagctgtcggacatgctgcgggcgtgccaaaataTCGGAAcccaagcccataaagctggagttctggccgccgccctgcggaaaagcgggaaggaggggaagcgttgttaccgctgtggtaaggagggtcattttcagcgggagtgccgctcatcgacggcgcccgcccgcccctcaaagaagtgccccaagtgtcggaagggctatcactgggctaatcagtgtcgtagcgggtcgggaaaccgcacaacaggtcccccccgaacccagggccaaacgggggtgtttcccactcagacaactgttcctctgccttacaatccatag